The window TCTGCTCTTCAAGATTTTGATTACCAGTTTCATGTACCATAATGGCTTTAGTACTCTCATGTACTAATTGAGGCATTTGTGAGGCTTTTTCAGAAACCCCATTAATGATTTCCTCAAGTTCTTTGATATCTTCATCTGGTATTTGCTCAACTCTTGGACATTCTGCTGCATTTTTCACCCCAATGCTTCTACAAAGCTCAAAATACAGAGACAATTCTTCCCCTTGAATGGTTGCTTTTTGCACAATCCTAAGTGCCATGCTAGCTTCAACTTTCCCTGCTGAATAAATCCTCAACAAAACTCTAGCAATTCCATTGCAGATTCTGCTATAAACGTCGAAAACTTCAATAATAGCACAATCCATTGCTTCAAGAACAAGAGGGACAATAGCCGTATGACATAGTGGCCTAATTTCAAGCAACATGTCAAGCAAAAATTGGAGCTTTTGAAGTAACACAAGATCTTGAATCATGGAATATCTTCCTTGAACAAcaacatttttattattgatgttgtccAAATTTTGTAGATTCTTCCTTTCTTGCAAATTCATGAAAAGAAGAGAGGATTTCTGATCAAGGTAGGTGAAATAAGCGCGAACAAACGCATTAATCCCCCACATTTTCGAAGGATTAGAATGACCATCTTTGAAATTTGAAAGATCAAATGGCAATCTTCCAATTCTTTGAATAGCAGGGAGTTTGGAACTATAAACGCCGTGCATAAGCATTAAACCTTTAATTGCAACAACCCAACTTTTAGTTTTCTCCATACGTAAAGAAATTGCCCATATAAGAGATTTAAGATGGCTAGGAGATAAACGTAGCCATTTGTAAACACGATCAACATTTTTCATGTCAATTGAGAATTCGTCGTGGCTTGTGGCTTTGATTACAGCAGCTTCCATTTCAGGATTTCGAAAAGCTGTTCGTCTTGATAGGCTAGCAAGCCATAGGCTGTTACGATCTTTGATCAATCCAGAAGCTTTTCTCCATAGcctcattgttgttgttgttgggtttttTTAGCTATATGTTTTCCCCctgcttttattttctttcttctttctttctctttttgatATTCTAAGTTTGTGATTACCAGTCAAACCATTGAGATCTTTAAGGAATTGGgaacaaaagagaagaaaacaaatgaccccaaaaaaaaagaaaaaagaaacaaaaagttgGCTAATAATGGAACCCAAACACATGGCATGAGTCATAACAAGCCCGCCAAAGATACAAAATAAAGGAACCCCATTTTTGTTAGGTTTGTTAGAATTACTAATTTTGTTTAGTAAACTTCTTccttcaatgtttttttttttaaaaattaaaagacaatttgtttatttgaattttgttttgtaCCAAGTGTCTCCTATATTGGAACAATTGTCTTtgaatattttttgttttctggaaaacaaatcaactaatttt is drawn from Nicotiana tabacum cultivar K326 chromosome 9, ASM71507v2, whole genome shotgun sequence and contains these coding sequences:
- the LOC107827223 gene encoding putative clathrin assembly protein At1g25240, whose protein sequence is MRLWRKASGLIKDRNSLWLASLSRRTAFRNPEMEAAVIKATSHDEFSIDMKNVDRVYKWLRLSPSHLKSLIWAISLRMEKTKSWVVAIKGLMLMHGVYSSKLPAIQRIGRLPFDLSNFKDGHSNPSKMWGINAFVRAYFTYLDQKSSLLFMNLQERKNLQNLDNINNKNVVVQGRYSMIQDLVLLQKLQFLLDMLLEIRPLCHTAIVPLVLEAMDCAIIEVFDVYSRICNGIARVLLRIYSAGKVEASMALRIVQKATIQGEELSLYFELCRSIGVKNAAECPRVEQIPDEDIKELEEIINGVSEKASQMPQLVHESTKAIMVHETGNQNLEEQSKLRTVITDRWETFDEDLKQTDGSSRAIVKVTLTPINPFTTLIPTSTINVPGKPQELPDLISFL